One Candidatus Bathyanammoxibius amoris DNA segment encodes these proteins:
- a CDS encoding DUF116 domain-containing protein: MSIGEVLDGKFVSLSNMLQRLKGSKCPPSSLLIMFPHCIQWSKCPQKITLDLAECKRCGKCKVMDLIALSDKYGVHLAVATGGRAALQRVKSDEIRGVIAIACEKELRIGLMAAFPKAIVSVPNLRPHGYCKDTDVTMEDVERSVRNFLEESTLEPSKS; this comes from the coding sequence ATGAGCATTGGTGAGGTACTGGACGGCAAGTTTGTCTCTCTGAGCAACATGCTGCAGAGGTTGAAGGGCTCTAAGTGCCCACCCTCCAGCCTCCTGATAATGTTTCCACACTGCATCCAGTGGTCAAAGTGTCCGCAGAAGATAACCCTCGACCTTGCAGAGTGCAAGCGCTGCGGTAAGTGTAAGGTAATGGATCTAATAGCTTTATCCGATAAATACGGTGTCCATCTGGCCGTGGCTACCGGGGGAAGGGCCGCACTGCAGAGGGTCAAGTCTGACGAAATCCGCGGTGTGATAGCCATAGCGTGCGAGAAGGAACTGCGTATAGGACTAATGGCCGCGTTCCCTAAGGCTATTGTCTCGGTACCCAACCTGAGGCCTCATGGGTACTGTAAGGATACCGACGTGACCATGGAAGACGTAGAGCGGAGTGTTCGTAATTTCCTGGAAGAGTCGACTTTAGAACCATCCAAATCATAG
- the fmt gene encoding methionyl-tRNA formyltransferase: MNVVFMGTPDFALPPLRRLAGTPGHRITAVVTRPDRPRGRHHQHTFPPPVKQLAEELGLRIIQPESVNEQGTIRTLEGLAPDLIVVVAFGQKLSREFLKIPRIACINLHASLLPKYRGAAPIAQAIIDGEKVTGVTAQKVAYEIDTGDVIDKEVVEIGPDETAGELERRLAVVAGDLLIRVLDTYEDSTVSCTPQREESASYVRRVKKEDALINWNQPAENIHNFVRGMNPWPGAFAFLPGKGGRPKKRLIVLRSRVEAKNESREPGRPGTILGTSDQGIQVAAGAGSLWITRLQPEGGREMTAREYLLGHHVVEGECFVS; this comes from the coding sequence ATGAACGTTGTTTTCATGGGAACGCCTGACTTCGCATTGCCCCCGCTCAGACGCCTTGCCGGTACCCCCGGACATCGCATCACTGCGGTAGTTACCCGGCCGGACAGGCCCAGGGGACGGCACCACCAGCACACGTTCCCCCCGCCCGTAAAACAGCTGGCCGAAGAGCTCGGTCTCAGAATAATCCAGCCCGAGAGCGTCAATGAGCAGGGTACGATCCGGACGCTTGAGGGCCTTGCTCCGGACCTCATCGTTGTGGTCGCATTCGGCCAAAAGCTGTCACGGGAATTCCTCAAGATCCCAAGGATTGCCTGCATCAACCTCCATGCCTCATTACTGCCCAAATATCGTGGGGCCGCACCCATCGCACAGGCCATCATAGACGGTGAAAAGGTCACGGGCGTTACGGCGCAAAAGGTGGCATATGAAATAGACACCGGGGACGTTATCGACAAGGAAGTGGTGGAGATAGGGCCTGATGAAACGGCCGGGGAGCTGGAACGGAGACTTGCCGTGGTAGCCGGTGACCTCCTGATAAGGGTACTCGACACCTACGAAGACTCGACGGTATCCTGTACCCCTCAACGGGAAGAATCGGCAAGTTACGTACGCCGGGTAAAGAAAGAAGATGCCCTCATCAATTGGAACCAGCCAGCGGAAAATATACATAATTTTGTCCGTGGGATGAACCCGTGGCCGGGTGCCTTTGCTTTCCTCCCCGGTAAAGGGGGCAGGCCGAAGAAAAGGCTCATCGTCCTGCGCTCGCGCGTAGAGGCCAAAAACGAGTCACGAGAACCCGGCAGGCCGGGTACCATACTTGGCACGTCAGACCAGGGCATACAGGTAGCCGCGGGGGCAGGCTCGTTATGGATAACCCGGCTCCAGCCGGAGGGCGGCAGGGAGATGACGGCACGGGAATACCTGCTGGGGCACCATGTGGTTGAAGGTGAGTGCTTTGTGTCGTAA
- the def gene encoding peptide deformylase: MKILLYPDSRLSRKAGPVKEITKEVCKKAEEMLRLLYEAEGVGLAAPQVGWPVRLLVKDTSGEKTGGSVFVNPVITHEEGASLEEEGCLSLPGVFGNIARSETVRVVAYNLEGERLEMEAEGLEARVWQHEIDHLNGRLIIDRMTPAGSVANSRRIKELETIYKEETASTQRL; encoded by the coding sequence ATGAAGATACTACTTTACCCTGACTCCAGGCTGAGCCGGAAGGCCGGGCCCGTAAAAGAGATAACCAAAGAGGTTTGTAAAAAGGCCGAGGAGATGCTCCGGCTTCTGTACGAGGCTGAAGGGGTGGGGCTTGCCGCCCCGCAGGTGGGCTGGCCCGTAAGGCTGCTGGTGAAAGACACCTCCGGCGAAAAGACCGGCGGGAGCGTCTTCGTAAACCCTGTCATAACGCATGAGGAGGGCGCGTCGCTGGAAGAGGAGGGCTGTCTGAGCCTGCCCGGCGTGTTCGGAAACATAGCAAGGTCTGAAACGGTAAGGGTAGTTGCGTACAATCTTGAAGGTGAGAGGTTGGAGATGGAGGCGGAGGGCCTTGAGGCAAGGGTGTGGCAGCACGAGATAGACCACCTCAACGGCAGGCTGATTATTGACAGGATGACCCCTGCCGGCAGTGTGGCAAACTCGAGGAGAATCAAGGAACTGGAGACGATCTACAAAGAAGAGACCGCCAGCACCCAAAGGCTTTAA
- the rpsT gene encoding 30S ribosomal protein S20, which produces MPQRPTASKSLRQNVQRRARNRTARSALRTQLKKFVTAAETGNVDAAKEELRLTIRALDRSAARNLIKKGTAARQKSRLTIRLSRLVAGEGKKASETGK; this is translated from the coding sequence ATGCCACAAAGACCAACGGCAAGCAAGAGCCTGAGACAGAACGTACAGCGGCGGGCGCGAAACCGCACGGCAAGGTCTGCACTCAGGACGCAGTTGAAGAAATTTGTTACGGCCGCTGAAACAGGAAACGTAGATGCGGCAAAGGAAGAACTGCGCCTTACCATCAGGGCGCTGGACCGGTCGGCAGCCAGAAACCTCATCAAAAAGGGCACGGCTGCGCGTCAAAAATCCCGCCTTACCATAAGACTCAGCAGGCTTGTGGCCGGAGAGGGCAAAAAAGCCTCAGAGACCGGGAAGTAA